In a genomic window of Nothobranchius furzeri strain GRZ-AD chromosome 14, NfurGRZ-RIMD1, whole genome shotgun sequence:
- the LOC107372835 gene encoding SLAM family member 5, with translation MAGGRLSCFFTSSLGLLLGVYFYNAGASDGQRVIHKQVGESVELSPDKPTEGVTFARWTYKGNTVAKDHSVATENNPFQGRLEIYTNYSLKIRKLTLPDSGEFSFVSEDKDQQRPTVSISLRVHEPLTQQPNLTSRIIQPSFNGTCTVLLECKTAPDRNITYSWTVGSQTYKGPELQRSISTQDGAITFTCTITDAVSNKSASLIQTCRNQTSTNTTLRSERHGGVHIMWILTGTFGSLVLIIIILIAICGCKQRKTASDSNELTVYADVSDFTHEDRMALKPCSLYDTIENGAQMVTEGPQTVYDQIQFNRVKGPSLSPYQDLS, from the exons ATGGCTGGTGGTCGTCTAAGCTGCTTCTTCACATCCAGTCTTGGGCTGCTTCTCGGGGTCTACTTCTACA ATGCAGGGGCTTCTGATGGACAACGTGTCATTCATAAACAGGTTGGAGAATCTGTGGAGCTTTCACCAGATAAACCAACTGAAGGGGTCACTTTTGCACGATGGACATATAAAGGAAATACAGTTGCAAAAGACCACTCAGTTGCCACAGAAAACAACCCATTTCAGGGCAGACTAGAGATCTACACCAACTATagtttaaaaataagaaaactgacTCTTCCGGATTCTGGTGAGTTCAGTTTTGTCAGCGAGGACAAGGACCAACAAAGACCAACAGTTTCCATCTCTCTACGAGTTCATG AGCCTTTAACACAGCAGCCCAACCTCACCTCCAGAATCATCCAGCCTTCCTTTAATGGAACCTGTACAGTTTTACTGGAGTGCAAAACAGCTCCTGATAGAAACATCACCTACAGCTGGACCGTGGGGAGCCAGACCTACAAAGGCCCTGAGCTGCAACGCAGCATCAGTACACAGGATGGAGCCATCACTTTCACCTGCACCATCACCGATGCCGTCAGCAACAAGTCAGCATCTCTAATACAGACGTGTAGAAACCAAACCTCTACAAATACTACGCTGAGAAGTGAGAGACATGGAG GAGTTCACATCATGTGGATCCTGACTGGAACATTTGGTTCCCTGGTTCTCATCATAATCATTCTAATAGCTATCTGTGGCTGTAAACAGAGAAAGACAG CCAGTGACTCAAATGAATTGACAGTTTATGCTGACGTCTCTGATTTCACACATGAAGAC AGGATGGCCTTGAAGCCTTGCTCCCTGTATGACACCATAGAAAACGGAGCACAGATGGTTACAGAAGGG